The Longimicrobiaceae bacterium nucleotide sequence GACCAGCCCCGCGGCCTGCGCCGTCCCCCTCCCTCCGGCACCCCGCGCGGCGTGGCGGCCGGCCTCCTCCGCGTGCAGCTCCACTAGGAACGCGTCGGCCGTCATGCGGGGGCGGCGCGGGTCGTCCATGGCGTGGCGCTCCAGCCGCTCCAGCAGGCGCTTCGCCAGCCCGTGGCGCACCTCCGGCCGCAGCGACTCCCGCCGGGCCACGTACTTCGCCAGCGTGTCCATCTCCTCGGGCGTGAGGCGGGGCGGGCCGGCGGCAGCGGCATGCGCCGCGGCCTCCTCCGGGAGGAGCGCCGCCGTGCGCTCCCGCACCACCACCGTCCCGGCGGCCATGTCGCCCAGGCGCTTGGTCTGGCCGTGGAGCATCATCGCCGTGCCCCCCACCAGCCAGGTCGCCCCCGGTTGCATGTCGAGGATGCGCAGCAGGTTGCGTACGGCGGCCCCCTGCACGCTCACGGGGTACCCGCCGTCGTGCACCACCCGGATCCCCATCCACCGCTTCCCCGGGGTCTGCCCGTCGCGCAGCCCCTCGAAGTACACGAAGTACCCCCACGTCCAGGCGAACACCAGGAGGATGACCGCCGCCAGCCCTGCCCCGGCCAGCCACCCCGACACCCCCAGGGCGAGCCCCAGGAGCGGGAGCCCCAGGGCGAAAACGGCGATCCCGCACGCCACCAGCAGTCCGTCGGCCAGCAGCGCGGCGAAGCGCGACCCGAGGTCCGCCAGGTCGTAGCCCACCGCCACGTGCTCGGGGGTCTCCACCTCCACCTGGCGGTCCACGAGCGTGGGCGGGGCGGCGGGGCGTGTGCCGGGGGACGCGGGGTGCATGGGCGCGGAATGCGTGGGCCTGGGTCGCGGCGGCGGCACGGTGCTGCGGGAAAGATGCGGGCTGCACCGCCAGGACGGCAACGGGGAGGGTTTCCACGGCGGCCCCGGAGTGATACCCTTCCGCCATGCCAGCCAACTTCTTCGAGGCCGAGCCCGGCACCCGGGTCCCCCGCGCCGAGCGGCTGGCGAGCCTGGGCGCCCTGGTGAGCGGGGCGGCGCACGAGCTGAACAATCCGCTCGCCGCCATCAAGAGCTTCGCCCAGCTCCTCCTGCTGGACGAGCGCCCTGCGGAGGATCGCGAGGCGCTGGAGGCCATCGAGCGGGAGGCGGCGCGCGCCGCCAGCATCGTGGCAGACCTCCGGCTGGCGGTGCGGCAGACCGAGCGGAGCGCCGGGGCGCGAACGCCCGTGCAGCTCAACGAGGTGGTCCGGCAGGTCCTGGCGCTCCGCGGCTACGCCTTGCAGACCCACGGCGTCGAGGTCCGGGACGACCTGGCCGGCGACCTCCCGCTGGTCCTCGCGGTCCGGGGCGAGCTGGAGCAGGTGGTGCTCAACCTGGTGCTCAACGCCGAGCACGCCCTTGCGGGACACCCCGGGGAGCGGCGGCTGGAGGTACGCACCCGCCCCGGCGCCCTGGGGGTCTCGCTCCACGTGGTGGACAGTGGCCCGGGGATCCCGGAGGACCACCTGGAGCGGATCTTCGATCCGTCCTGGACCACTCCGGAGCCCGGAAAGGGGACGGGGCTGGGGCTCGGCCCGGTCCACGGCATCGTCGCCGAGCACGGCGGGACGATCCGGGTGCACAGCGAGCCGGGACGGGGCGCCGCGTTCACGGTCGAGCTCCCGCGCGCCGACGGGGCGGCGGGGGCCGCGGAACGGGGCCGGACGCGAGGGCGAAGTGTCTGATTTTCCGCGCCTTGACGGGGATCTTCCGGCGAGGTGGGGTGTTGTTACGCTCGCTTTGCTGGACGGCACCTCCGTCGTCTTGACTTTCGCCTACAGCTTCTGCAGGTTACAGAGTCCTTGGACAAAAAACCCCACAACGCGTTCGCATCCCGGCTGGCATCCCGTACGGATGAAGAGAGGGGTGAGGTTTTCGATCTAACGTTCGCTAGTAGAAACGGGGAACCCGGGGGTCCGGGGGAGGGCGGGGCGCCGGCTCATCGGGGCGGCGCATCGAGCACGAGTAGTTTCGCGGCGGTTCCCACCGCCAGCGCTGGCGCGGTTCCGCCGACGGGGAGCCGGCACGAGCCCGAGCGCCGCACCTGCAAATCGCCGGCTCCTGAATACTGTTTGAAGGGGGTTCCCACATGTTCAACAAGCTAGTGGCGTCGGAAGGGCGGAAGAACAAGGCCATCTCGCCGACCACCATCATCGCGTCGGTCGCGGCGCACGTGCTCCTGCTGGGCGGGGCCGTGTACGCGAGCGAGCACACGGAGGTGGGGCGGAAGGTCAAGGAGGAGGTCGTCGCCTACATGGAGATCGAGCCGGAGCAGCCCAAGGCGCCCGAGCCTCCCAAGGCCGAGGAGCCGCCCCCGCCGCCGCCGCCCGAGCCCGAGACGGCTCCGCCCCCGGTGGCCAAGGGCTTCCAGGAGCTGGTGCCGCCGACGGAGCCCCCGCCCAAGATCCCGGACGTGGACCTCAACCAGAAGGCGGTCAACGTCGAGGACTTCTCCGGCGTCGGCGTCTCCGGCGGGACCTCGAAGGGGATCGAGGGCGGCACCGCCCAGAACATGGCGAACAAGAAGGAAGACAACACGGGGACGGTCCCGATCGACGTGAACCTGGCCGAGGAGAAGCCGGAGCTTCGCAACCGGGCCGAGGTCGCGCGCCTCCTCCAGCGCCTCTATCCGCCCCTTCTCCGCGACGCGGGGATCACCGGGCAGGCGACGATCAAGTTTGTGGT carries:
- a CDS encoding RDD family protein codes for the protein MHPASPGTRPAAPPTLVDRQVEVETPEHVAVGYDLADLGSRFAALLADGLLVACGIAVFALGLPLLGLALGVSGWLAGAGLAAVILLVFAWTWGYFVYFEGLRDGQTPGKRWMGIRVVHDGGYPVSVQGAAVRNLLRILDMQPGATWLVGGTAMMLHGQTKRLGDMAAGTVVVRERTAALLPEEAAAHAAAAGPPRLTPEEMDTLAKYVARRESLRPEVRHGLAKRLLERLERHAMDDPRRPRMTADAFLVELHAEEAGRHAARGAGGRGTAQAAGLV
- a CDS encoding ATP-binding protein; translation: MPANFFEAEPGTRVPRAERLASLGALVSGAAHELNNPLAAIKSFAQLLLLDERPAEDREALEAIEREAARAASIVADLRLAVRQTERSAGARTPVQLNEVVRQVLALRGYALQTHGVEVRDDLAGDLPLVLAVRGELEQVVLNLVLNAEHALAGHPGERRLEVRTRPGALGVSLHVVDSGPGIPEDHLERIFDPSWTTPEPGKGTGLGLGPVHGIVAEHGGTIRVHSEPGRGAAFTVELPRADGAAGAAERGRTRGRSV
- a CDS encoding energy transducer TonB, giving the protein MFNKLVASEGRKNKAISPTTIIASVAAHVLLLGGAVYASEHTEVGRKVKEEVVAYMEIEPEQPKAPEPPKAEEPPPPPPPEPETAPPPVAKGFQELVPPTEPPPKIPDVDLNQKAVNVEDFSGVGVSGGTSKGIEGGTAQNMANKKEDNTGTVPIDVNLAEEKPELRNRAEVARLLQRLYPPLLRDAGITGQATIKFVVNAQGRVDPGSISVVSSTHDAFGEASTKVGEKMSFKPAKVGGRAVPVLVTMPVSWTLER